One stretch of Bradyrhizobium canariense DNA includes these proteins:
- a CDS encoding class I SAM-dependent methyltransferase produces MAGDIDREGVAKAYGRWAPVYDLVFGKVFDHGRQSTIAEADKIGGRILDVGVGTGLSLSDYSPTTRLCGVDISEPMLRKAQQRVRALGLSNVETLAVMDAKNLAFPDAFFDAVVAQYVITAVPDPEATLDDFIRVLKPGGELILVNHIGAESGPRRLFELAFAPLARRLGWRPEFPWARLVDWAAKHGGVSLTERRPMPPMGHFSLIRYRKS; encoded by the coding sequence ATGGCTGGCGATATCGACCGCGAAGGGGTCGCAAAGGCTTATGGGCGCTGGGCCCCGGTCTACGATCTCGTGTTTGGCAAGGTCTTCGACCACGGCCGCCAGTCGACCATCGCGGAAGCAGACAAGATCGGCGGGCGGATCCTCGATGTCGGCGTCGGCACCGGATTGTCGCTGTCGGATTATTCGCCGACCACCAGATTGTGCGGCGTCGATATTTCCGAGCCGATGCTGCGCAAGGCGCAACAGCGGGTGCGCGCGCTCGGTCTTTCCAATGTCGAGACGCTCGCGGTGATGGACGCGAAGAATCTCGCTTTCCCGGATGCGTTTTTCGACGCAGTGGTGGCGCAATATGTCATTACCGCGGTGCCCGATCCGGAAGCCACGCTCGATGACTTCATCCGCGTGCTGAAACCCGGCGGCGAACTCATCCTGGTCAACCATATCGGCGCCGAAAGCGGCCCGCGCCGCCTGTTCGAACTGGCCTTCGCGCCGCTGGCGCGCCGGCTCGGCTGGCGGCCGGAATTCCCGTGGGCGCGGCTGGTCGATTGGGCCGCCAAACACGGTGGGGTCAGCCTGACCGAACGGCGG